In Candidatus Sedimenticola sp. (ex Thyasira tokunagai), the following proteins share a genomic window:
- a CDS encoding GGDEF domain-containing protein has product MRLGTKQQINDDQAIDSPDYLRSRLCIASLYLVCVVLSVFLVINLISRSYQVSFIVGIILLATLATLTDYYRHQNLNRMSNAGIGILYLFLVPLPLVAENHDYTLIWTLFFPVFAIIAKGGYIGLLHTAIFYIIIFTAGFLGIGTWRDGAWNTESMQHFVPASLMLTFLVYYFKQTHDLVHEKLSALLRNEKIESRNLQEITATDPLTGLRNRRHIEQIFITEANRAKRYGHYLGFFIFDIDHFKRYNDQLGQKMGDKALQTIANIFQAGMRRGGDYTFRLGGEEFGGLMVVERKEEVMPQVERLRRAVEAIEISYPYEGEQVNLTISAGVLITDGSRFDNADDIFTAADSALYGAKREGRNRVVLFRGG; this is encoded by the coding sequence ATGAGACTGGGAACAAAACAGCAGATCAATGACGATCAAGCGATCGACAGCCCGGATTATCTGAGAAGCCGGCTCTGTATCGCCTCGCTTTACCTTGTCTGCGTGGTGTTATCGGTTTTTCTGGTCATTAACCTGATCAGCAGGAGCTATCAGGTGTCGTTTATTGTCGGCATCATCCTGCTGGCAACCTTGGCAACCCTCACAGACTACTATCGCCACCAAAACCTGAACCGCATGAGCAATGCCGGCATCGGGATCCTCTACCTGTTTTTGGTACCCTTACCGCTGGTAGCTGAAAATCATGACTACACGCTGATATGGACTCTCTTCTTTCCGGTCTTTGCCATCATTGCAAAGGGGGGGTACATAGGGCTGCTGCACACGGCTATCTTCTACATCATTATCTTTACGGCAGGTTTTCTTGGTATCGGTACCTGGCGGGATGGTGCTTGGAACACCGAGAGCATGCAGCACTTTGTGCCTGCTTCCCTGATGCTCACCTTCCTCGTTTACTACTTCAAGCAGACTCATGATCTGGTGCATGAAAAACTGAGCGCACTATTGAGGAATGAAAAAATTGAGAGTAGAAACCTGCAGGAGATCACCGCTACTGACCCACTTACAGGTCTTCGAAACCGGCGACATATTGAGCAGATTTTTATCACTGAGGCTAACCGGGCGAAGCGCTACGGCCACTATCTGGGCTTCTTTATCTTCGATATCGACCATTTCAAACGCTATAACGACCAGCTGGGTCAAAAAATGGGAGACAAGGCGCTGCAGACTATCGCCAACATCTTTCAGGCTGGGATGCGTCGTGGTGGTGACTACACATTTCGGCTGGGAGGTGAAGAGTTCGGTGGCCTGATGGTGGTGGAGCGAAAGGAGGAGGTGATGCCCCAGGTGGAGCGGCTACGGCGCGCCGTGGAGGCGATCGAGATCAGCTATCCTTATGAGGGAGAGCAGGTGAACTTGACCATATCCGCCGGTGTGCTTATCACTGACGGCAGCAGGTTCGATAATGCTGATGATATCTTTACTGCGGCAGATAGCGCGCTGTATGGGGCAAAGCGTGAAGGGCGAAACCGGGTTGTTCTATTTCGGGGTGGTTGA